A genomic segment from Luteolibacter flavescens encodes:
- a CDS encoding PVC-type heme-binding CxxCH protein codes for MKARVFAIAAVLLSSPLHAAPLFKEPQKNERIVMLGNGLGERMQYYGGFEMQLLLRFPEQDLTLRNMCYPGDTPAYRPRAGRSTPWAFPGGEALRPELNQHKGEGHYPSEDEWLAICKADTILAFFGYNESFDGPEGVEKYRKELTAFVTHTLAQKYNGKSAPKLVLVSPIAFEDLTRFFDLPDGTKENENLARYTQVMAEVAKDQKVGFIDLFTATKKAYAETKQPFTMNGFSLNEYGDSQIGDILAGELYEPKAILLESNPSEVLRLVKEKSWFWQNDHRMLNGVHAYGRRFQPYGDFNYPQEVEKIRGMTVNRDQAIWAALRGKTTDLKAADEKTRPLDEVKTNFDRPIQYLREKKALESFKMMDGFEISVFASEEDFPDLANPMQMTFDNRGRLWVCTMPSYPHYRPGDEMPNDKILILEDTDGDNRADKQTVFADGLHLPIGIELAPEGVYVSQEPNLMLLRDINGDDKADQREYILHGFDPHDTHHAIHAFSTDSAGAIYMGEGVFLHSQVETPYGPQRCTGGGIWRFDPKTWRLDRYVQTYFNNPWGIAFDDWQQCFIADASGGNNYWGLPISIKAPFSYETGKIGEFAPKRARPTAGAEFISSRHFPDELQGGFMTNNSIGFLGTSIHQVWEDRGGFSGKHLGDLVTSSDPNFRPCDLEFAPDGSLYIVDWHNALIGHMQHSARDPKRDKEHGRIYRITHKTRPLVKPANIVDSSVAGLFNLLKEPEYRTRYRTRRELRGHPADVVTAAAKAWITTLDKSDARYEHHLCEALWATWAQNQVDREILGLCLGAKAHQARAAAVEVVRHAWRKIPDHKDILMKAAADPEPLVRLQALAAASWLDNTDGALIALEVMKHPIEKWMPEAVKTAFLTLGDDIETLKKDGKLDLSANPQAADYLSGKLKLQPEEATAAPAEPKLPADELELWRLGKEVFAREAHCATCHQADGKGQEKIYPPLDGSEWVTGNEERLIKLTLKGLYGPITVKGTKFDPTTGVPPMMGFGPLLNDKEVAGVLTYVRNSFGNQAPAVKPETVAKIREATKEKIDFYTPDELLKDHP; via the coding sequence ATGAAAGCCCGAGTTTTCGCCATCGCCGCCGTCCTCCTCTCGTCCCCGCTGCACGCGGCCCCGCTTTTCAAGGAGCCGCAGAAGAACGAGCGCATCGTCATGCTCGGGAATGGCCTCGGCGAGCGCATGCAGTACTACGGAGGCTTCGAGATGCAGCTCCTCCTGCGCTTCCCGGAGCAGGACCTGACGCTCCGGAACATGTGCTACCCCGGCGACACCCCGGCCTACCGCCCGCGCGCGGGACGGAGCACCCCATGGGCCTTCCCCGGCGGCGAGGCGCTGCGCCCCGAGCTGAACCAGCACAAGGGCGAGGGCCACTACCCGTCCGAGGACGAGTGGCTGGCGATCTGCAAGGCGGACACCATCCTCGCCTTCTTCGGCTACAACGAGTCCTTCGACGGCCCGGAGGGCGTGGAGAAGTACCGCAAGGAGCTGACCGCCTTCGTCACCCACACGCTCGCGCAGAAGTACAACGGCAAGTCCGCACCGAAGCTCGTGCTGGTTTCCCCGATCGCCTTCGAGGATCTCACCCGATTCTTCGACCTGCCGGATGGCACGAAGGAAAACGAGAATCTCGCCCGCTACACGCAGGTGATGGCGGAGGTGGCCAAAGACCAGAAGGTCGGCTTCATCGATCTCTTCACCGCGACGAAGAAGGCCTACGCGGAGACGAAGCAGCCCTTCACCATGAATGGCTTTTCCCTGAATGAATACGGGGACAGCCAGATCGGGGACATCCTCGCCGGGGAACTCTACGAACCGAAGGCGATCCTGCTGGAAAGCAATCCGAGCGAGGTGCTCCGGCTGGTGAAGGAGAAGTCGTGGTTCTGGCAAAACGACCACCGCATGCTGAATGGCGTCCATGCCTACGGCCGCCGCTTCCAGCCCTACGGCGACTTCAACTACCCGCAGGAGGTCGAGAAGATCCGAGGGATGACCGTGAACCGCGACCAGGCGATCTGGGCCGCGCTGCGCGGAAAGACCACCGACCTGAAGGCCGCGGACGAGAAGACCCGTCCGCTGGACGAGGTGAAGACGAACTTCGACCGCCCCATCCAGTACCTCCGCGAGAAGAAGGCGCTGGAGTCCTTCAAGATGATGGATGGCTTCGAGATCAGCGTCTTCGCCAGCGAGGAGGATTTCCCGGATCTGGCGAATCCGATGCAGATGACCTTCGACAACCGCGGCCGCCTCTGGGTCTGCACCATGCCGAGCTATCCGCACTACCGGCCCGGCGATGAGATGCCGAACGACAAGATCCTCATCCTGGAAGACACCGACGGGGACAACCGGGCGGACAAGCAAACCGTCTTCGCCGACGGCCTGCACCTGCCCATCGGCATCGAGCTCGCGCCGGAGGGCGTGTACGTTTCCCAGGAGCCGAACCTGATGCTGCTGCGCGACATCAATGGCGACGACAAGGCGGACCAGCGCGAATACATCCTGCACGGCTTCGACCCGCACGACACGCATCACGCGATCCACGCCTTCTCCACGGACTCCGCGGGCGCGATCTACATGGGCGAAGGTGTCTTCCTCCACTCGCAGGTGGAGACGCCCTATGGCCCGCAGCGATGCACGGGCGGCGGCATCTGGCGCTTCGATCCGAAGACGTGGCGGCTCGACCGCTACGTGCAGACGTACTTCAACAATCCATGGGGCATCGCCTTCGATGACTGGCAGCAGTGCTTCATCGCGGACGCCTCGGGCGGGAACAACTACTGGGGCCTGCCGATCTCGATCAAGGCACCCTTCAGCTACGAGACCGGCAAGATCGGTGAATTCGCGCCGAAGCGAGCCCGCCCCACCGCAGGTGCGGAATTCATCTCGTCGCGGCATTTCCCGGACGAGCTGCAGGGCGGCTTCATGACGAACAACTCGATCGGCTTCCTCGGCACCAGCATCCACCAGGTGTGGGAGGACCGCGGTGGCTTCTCCGGAAAGCACCTCGGCGACCTCGTCACCTCGTCGGATCCGAATTTCCGCCCGTGCGACCTGGAGTTCGCGCCGGATGGCTCGCTCTACATCGTGGACTGGCACAATGCGCTGATCGGCCACATGCAGCACTCGGCGCGCGATCCGAAGCGCGACAAGGAGCATGGCCGCATCTACCGCATCACGCACAAGACGCGCCCGCTGGTGAAGCCCGCGAACATCGTGGACAGCTCCGTCGCCGGTCTCTTCAACCTGCTGAAGGAGCCCGAGTATCGCACCCGCTACCGCACGCGCCGCGAGCTGCGCGGCCACCCGGCCGACGTGGTGACCGCCGCGGCGAAGGCGTGGATCACCACGCTGGACAAGTCCGACGCGCGCTATGAGCACCACCTCTGCGAAGCGCTGTGGGCCACGTGGGCGCAGAACCAGGTGGACCGCGAGATCCTCGGCCTATGCCTCGGGGCGAAGGCGCACCAGGCACGCGCCGCTGCCGTGGAGGTGGTGCGCCATGCGTGGAGGAAGATCCCCGACCACAAGGACATCCTCATGAAAGCGGCGGCAGACCCCGAGCCGCTCGTGCGTCTCCAGGCACTCGCGGCCGCGTCATGGCTGGATAATACCGACGGCGCGCTGATCGCTCTGGAGGTGATGAAGCATCCGATCGAGAAGTGGATGCCGGAAGCGGTGAAGACCGCCTTCCTCACGCTGGGCGACGACATCGAGACGCTGAAGAAAGACGGCAAGCTCGACCTGAGCGCGAACCCGCAAGCCGCCGACTACCTCTCTGGCAAGCTGAAGCTGCAGCCCGAGGAAGCCACCGCGGCACCCGCCGAGCCGAAGCTGCCCGCCGATGAACTGGAGCTCTGGAGACTCGGCAAGGAAGTCTTCGCACGCGAGGCACACTGCGCGACCTGCCACCAGGCGGACGGCAAGGGACAGGAGAAGATCTACCCGCCGCTCGACGGCAGCGAGTGGGTCACCGGCAATGAAGAGCGCCTGATCAAACTCACGCTGAAGGGCCTCTATGGACCCATCACGGTGAAGGGCACGAAATTCGACCCGACCACCGGTGTGCCTCCCATGATGGGCTTCGGGCCGCTTCTCAATGACAAGGAAGTGGCGGGCGTGCTGACGTACGTGCGCAACAGCTTCGGCAACCAGGCACCCGCGGTGAAGCCGGAAACCGTCGCGAAGATCCGCGAGGCGACGAAGGAGAAGATCGATTTCTACACTCCTGACGAGCTGCTGAAGGACCACCCGTGA
- a CDS encoding M48 family metallopeptidase: MSQTRFESLVHRLEIAWSDRPEGLLKRTVGWVSLGYGALAAPVLAGVMLVITGVVMAVLYNTPGAILLAGAIALAGLSLISFMLGCLWVRFEPPAGLPLKPKDHPELHRLLRDLGDLAGGVRFHQVTLNAEMNASVVQNPRIGFFGWYRAHLVIGVPLLEALPLDELRAVLAHEMGHLTRADGKTCTWLYRTRETWERVMERLTRNGDVPVVGEFFQWFWLHFNSRVLVLSRFSELAADQFAARAVSPETLASGLRRLAILGKHTGCVFWEPLDLAMQKNGDFPTDVMDRLSKAIRQPVEPRQAALWLAEAMAVGTGPTESHPGLARRLAALGIPESAACELPQPLPDGTSAADRLFAPGFLDRSRRHFSSMWVEESKKTHDERTHQQELEQVAGVRKAWDRIAALVRLDGLEKVQPEVMALLERQPAHSGALYLRGSHLAEKSDPTACDFLERATSDPAIASQAYEALERFHANQGRVLEAALIKDRAHQHDLELRAALMERSQLKATDSFLPHELCSNDLQALRDLLDASSGVKRALMVSKEVEHFRGWPFVVIALELTYDLTDHSRRKLETDIVRAWGGEAYVMVFSVDEETRQVLRALRRAVPESEVYRRK, encoded by the coding sequence ATGTCGCAAACACGCTTCGAGTCCCTGGTTCACCGGCTTGAGATCGCCTGGAGCGATCGGCCGGAGGGATTGCTGAAGCGCACGGTCGGCTGGGTGAGCCTCGGCTACGGCGCACTGGCCGCCCCGGTGCTCGCCGGGGTCATGCTGGTGATCACCGGCGTGGTGATGGCGGTCCTTTATAATACGCCCGGGGCTATCCTGCTCGCCGGGGCGATCGCGCTGGCCGGCCTGAGCCTGATTTCCTTCATGCTGGGCTGCCTGTGGGTGCGCTTCGAGCCCCCGGCCGGGCTGCCACTGAAGCCAAAGGACCACCCGGAGCTCCACCGGCTGCTGCGCGACCTCGGCGATCTCGCGGGCGGCGTCCGCTTTCATCAAGTAACGCTGAATGCGGAAATGAACGCCTCGGTGGTGCAGAATCCGCGCATCGGCTTCTTCGGCTGGTATCGTGCCCACCTCGTCATCGGGGTGCCGCTGCTGGAGGCCCTGCCGCTCGACGAGCTGCGGGCGGTGCTCGCCCACGAGATGGGCCATCTCACCCGCGCGGACGGGAAGACCTGCACCTGGCTCTACCGCACCCGCGAAACGTGGGAGCGCGTGATGGAGCGGCTGACGCGGAATGGCGACGTCCCGGTGGTGGGCGAGTTCTTCCAGTGGTTCTGGCTGCATTTCAATTCGCGGGTGCTCGTCCTGTCGCGCTTCAGCGAGCTGGCTGCGGATCAATTCGCCGCCCGGGCCGTCTCCCCGGAGACACTGGCGTCCGGCCTGCGCCGCCTGGCGATCCTCGGGAAGCACACCGGCTGCGTCTTCTGGGAGCCGCTGGACCTCGCCATGCAGAAAAATGGCGACTTCCCGACCGATGTGATGGACCGGCTTTCAAAGGCGATCCGCCAGCCGGTGGAGCCACGGCAGGCGGCCCTGTGGCTGGCCGAGGCCATGGCCGTCGGCACCGGCCCGACCGAGAGCCATCCGGGCCTCGCGAGGCGACTGGCCGCGCTGGGCATCCCGGAGTCCGCCGCCTGCGAACTCCCCCAGCCCCTGCCTGACGGTACCTCGGCTGCCGACCGGCTTTTCGCCCCGGGCTTCCTCGACCGGTCCCGCCGCCACTTCAGCAGCATGTGGGTGGAGGAGTCGAAGAAGACCCACGACGAGCGGACCCACCAGCAGGAGCTGGAGCAGGTCGCGGGTGTGCGCAAGGCCTGGGACCGGATCGCCGCGCTGGTCCGCCTCGACGGGCTGGAAAAGGTGCAGCCCGAGGTAATGGCGCTGCTGGAGCGCCAGCCCGCCCACTCCGGCGCCCTCTACCTGCGCGGCAGCCATCTGGCGGAAAAGTCCGACCCCACGGCCTGCGATTTCCTCGAGCGCGCGACCAGCGACCCTGCGATCGCCAGCCAGGCATACGAGGCGCTGGAGAGATTTCACGCGAACCAGGGCCGGGTGCTGGAAGCGGCCCTCATCAAGGACCGGGCGCACCAGCACGATCTGGAATTGCGCGCCGCCCTGATGGAGCGGAGCCAGCTCAAGGCAACCGACAGCTTCCTCCCTCACGAACTGTGCAGCAACGATCTGCAGGCGCTCCGCGACCTGCTCGATGCCTCATCCGGGGTGAAACGGGCTCTGATGGTGTCGAAGGAAGTCGAGCACTTCCGTGGCTGGCCATTCGTGGTCATCGCCTTGGAACTCACCTACGATCTGACCGACCACTCCCGCCGGAAGCTGGAGACGGATATCGTACGGGCCTGGGGCGGAGAGGCCTACGTGATGGTCTTCTCGGTGGACGAGGAGACGCGGCAGGTGTTGCGAGCCCTGCGCCGGGCCGTGCCGGAGAGCGAGGTCTACCGCCGGAAATAA
- a CDS encoding 3-keto-disaccharide hydrolase, with protein MQALAAGLLLAGAAAGAEWQELFNGRDLTGWEPQTKVDWQVKDGAIVATKGADGLLTTRETYRDYELEVEFRAPDGTNSGIFLSTPKTVTDPANECYEVNIAPASNPFPTGSLVGRSRHDGGEAPEWRKLRMKVESGRVLVWLGDKQIIDYKDRKPLEGGHIGLQFREGRVEFRGIRIRKLGLP; from the coding sequence ATGCAAGCGCTCGCCGCCGGACTGCTGCTCGCCGGCGCGGCCGCCGGAGCCGAGTGGCAGGAGCTTTTCAATGGCCGGGATCTCACCGGCTGGGAGCCGCAGACCAAGGTGGACTGGCAGGTGAAGGACGGCGCGATCGTCGCCACGAAGGGGGCCGACGGGCTGCTGACCACCCGCGAGACCTACCGGGACTATGAGCTGGAGGTGGAATTCCGCGCGCCCGACGGGACGAACAGCGGCATTTTCCTCTCGACGCCGAAGACCGTCACCGACCCGGCGAACGAGTGCTACGAGGTGAATATCGCCCCGGCCTCGAATCCTTTTCCCACAGGCAGCCTGGTGGGCCGCAGCCGCCACGATGGCGGGGAGGCCCCGGAGTGGCGGAAGCTGAGGATGAAGGTGGAGAGCGGCCGGGTACTCGTCTGGCTGGGTGACAAGCAGATCATCGACTACAAGGACCGCAAGCCGCTGGAAGGCGGGCACATCGGCCTGCAATTCCGCGAGGGACGGGTGGAATTCCGCGGCATCCGCATCCGCAAGCTGGGCCTGCCGTGA
- a CDS encoding Hsp70 family protein, translated as MSELILGIDLGTTNSAVGAVESGFPILLADAEGRRITPSAVWFGADGSVEVGRKSLRRRASEPGRVITSIKRLMGRRHGEETEFCVPMERAADGGVAVLGRSPEEVSAEILRELKGIAEFRLGRTAEKAVITVPAYFNDAQRAATKRAGEIAGLEVVRIVSEPTAAALAYGLDKLGERSRVAVYDLGGGTFDLSVLEMQDGVFQVLATRGDTRLGGDDLDATLARHCMEDFDSLDPAAKVRLLAEAERVKCALSDRESEIFRAPFYDGALSLEKEVTRADLEKLAKPLIARTLTCCRQALADANVAAADLDAVVLVGGSTRIPAVRGAVADLFGREPDLSQHPDEAVALGATIQAGVLAGTLRKMVLLDVTPLSLGIETFGGLMNVLIPRNTTIPCKAGEMFTNAAAGQASMRLRVLQGEREMARDNWELGNFDVPFEPAPKGQARVGVQFRIDENGILEVLARDVTTGLDTVVEIRSAAVNVDDEAVEKMVGESVEFAFEDMAERIFTEAKMKAEELLPAVEQALAEAGDLVSADERGEIEAAAAAVKDALAAGLPNPLKAAVQRLDKATEAFAAALVEKAMMDALERRL; from the coding sequence ATGAGCGAGCTGATTCTGGGGATCGATCTGGGGACCACCAATTCCGCCGTGGGGGCGGTCGAGTCCGGCTTCCCCATCCTGCTCGCCGATGCCGAGGGCCGCCGCATCACGCCGAGCGCCGTGTGGTTCGGTGCGGACGGCTCGGTGGAGGTGGGCCGGAAGTCCCTGCGCCGCCGCGCCAGCGAGCCGGGCCGGGTGATCACCAGCATCAAGCGCCTGATGGGCCGACGCCATGGCGAGGAGACGGAATTCTGCGTGCCGATGGAGCGCGCCGCGGATGGCGGCGTCGCCGTGCTGGGACGCAGCCCGGAAGAAGTGAGCGCGGAGATCCTGCGCGAGCTGAAAGGCATCGCCGAATTCCGCCTCGGCCGCACAGCGGAAAAGGCCGTCATCACCGTGCCCGCTTATTTCAATGACGCCCAGCGCGCCGCCACCAAGCGCGCCGGGGAGATCGCCGGGCTTGAAGTGGTCCGCATCGTCAGCGAGCCCACCGCCGCCGCGCTGGCCTACGGGCTGGACAAGCTGGGCGAGCGCTCACGCGTCGCCGTCTATGACCTCGGCGGCGGGACCTTCGATCTCTCGGTGCTGGAAATGCAGGACGGCGTTTTCCAGGTGCTGGCCACCCGCGGCGATACCCGGCTCGGCGGCGATGACCTCGACGCCACCCTCGCACGGCATTGCATGGAGGACTTCGACTCGCTGGACCCCGCCGCGAAGGTCCGCCTGCTGGCCGAGGCCGAGCGCGTGAAGTGCGCGCTGTCCGACCGGGAGTCGGAAATCTTCCGCGCACCCTTCTACGACGGCGCGCTCAGCCTGGAGAAGGAAGTCACCCGGGCGGATCTGGAAAAGCTCGCGAAGCCGTTGATCGCCCGCACGCTCACCTGCTGCCGCCAGGCGCTGGCCGACGCGAATGTGGCGGCGGCCGATCTGGATGCCGTGGTGCTGGTGGGTGGCAGCACGCGCATCCCCGCGGTGCGTGGCGCGGTGGCGGATCTCTTCGGCCGCGAACCGGATCTTTCCCAGCATCCCGACGAGGCCGTGGCGCTCGGCGCAACCATCCAGGCCGGCGTGCTGGCAGGCACGCTGAGGAAGATGGTGCTGCTCGATGTGACGCCGCTCAGCCTGGGCATCGAGACCTTCGGCGGGCTGATGAACGTGCTCATCCCGCGGAATACCACCATCCCCTGCAAGGCGGGCGAGATGTTCACGAATGCCGCCGCCGGGCAGGCATCCATGCGCCTGCGCGTGCTGCAGGGCGAGCGCGAGATGGCGCGCGACAATTGGGAGCTGGGGAATTTCGACGTGCCCTTCGAGCCCGCGCCGAAAGGCCAGGCGCGCGTCGGCGTGCAATTCCGCATCGATGAAAACGGCATCCTCGAGGTGCTCGCGCGCGACGTCACCACCGGCCTCGACACCGTGGTGGAGATCCGCAGCGCCGCGGTGAACGTGGACGACGAGGCCGTGGAAAAGATGGTGGGCGAGTCCGTGGAATTCGCCTTTGAGGACATGGCCGAGCGCATCTTCACCGAGGCGAAGATGAAGGCGGAAGAACTTCTTCCCGCCGTGGAGCAGGCCCTCGCCGAAGCCGGCGACCTGGTCTCCGCCGACGAGCGCGGCGAGATCGAAGCCGCAGCCGCAGCCGTGAAGGACGCCCTCGCCGCCGGACTGCCAAATCCCTTGAAAGCCGCCGTCCAGCGCCTCGACAAGGCCACCGAAGCCTTCGCCGCCGCCCTCGTGGAAAAGGCAATGATGGACGCCCTCGAACGCCGCCTCTGA
- a CDS encoding HAD-IIA family hydrolase, which translates to MDGVIYRGSRLIPGASDFITRLRNHGIPFRFLTNNSQRARRDVALKLRRLGIEASENEVFTCAMATARFLASQKPNGTAYVIGEHGLAAALHRNGLTVVDDDPDFVVVGEGRTMTFEMIERGVRLVEKGARLIATNPDPNCPTDQGTRPGCGAIVAMIEKATGVEAFSVGKPSPVMMRAARKEMGLRTDDVIMVGDTMETDILGAVQMGYRSVLVLSGGTRRQDLKKFAYEPDLIVDHIGMIPDSYIFGKREPVLAP; encoded by the coding sequence ATGGATGGCGTCATTTACCGGGGATCGCGGTTGATCCCCGGAGCGTCCGACTTCATCACACGACTGCGGAATCACGGCATTCCCTTTCGTTTCCTCACGAACAATTCGCAGCGCGCACGCCGTGACGTCGCGCTGAAGCTGCGCCGTCTCGGCATCGAGGCGAGCGAGAACGAGGTCTTCACCTGCGCGATGGCCACCGCCCGCTTCCTGGCTTCCCAGAAGCCGAATGGCACGGCCTACGTCATCGGCGAGCACGGCCTGGCCGCCGCCCTCCACCGCAACGGCCTCACCGTGGTGGATGATGATCCGGACTTCGTGGTCGTCGGCGAAGGCCGCACCATGACCTTCGAGATGATCGAGCGTGGTGTCCGCCTCGTGGAAAAAGGTGCACGCCTCATCGCCACGAATCCCGACCCGAACTGCCCGACCGACCAGGGCACCCGCCCCGGCTGCGGCGCGATCGTCGCCATGATCGAAAAGGCGACCGGCGTGGAAGCCTTCTCGGTCGGCAAGCCGAGCCCGGTCATGATGCGAGCCGCCCGCAAGGAAATGGGCCTCCGCACCGATGATGTCATCATGGTGGGAGACACCATGGAGACCGACATCCTCGGTGCGGTGCAGATGGGCTACCGCAGCGTGCTCGTGCTCAGCGGCGGCACCCGCCGGCAGGACCTGAAGAAGTTCGCCTATGAGCCGGATTTGATCGTCGATCACATCGGGATGATTCCCGATTCATACATTTTTGGAAAAAGGGAGCCCGTGTTGGCACCGTGA
- a CDS encoding DnaJ family domain-containing protein: MSALSKLGEARIDEAIASGELTPPAPGTELDLEAYFQAPAEWRQAFSMLRGNGFAPPEVELLKQADRLESQLGDCRDPAERIRLRREIDELRVRFRMALERMRAGG, from the coding sequence ATGTCCGCCCTATCGAAGCTCGGCGAAGCGCGCATCGACGAGGCCATCGCCTCGGGCGAGTTGACCCCGCCCGCGCCGGGCACCGAGCTGGACTTGGAGGCGTATTTCCAGGCACCGGCCGAGTGGCGGCAGGCCTTCTCGATGCTCCGGGGCAATGGCTTCGCGCCGCCCGAGGTGGAGCTGCTGAAGCAGGCGGACCGTCTGGAAAGCCAGCTCGGCGATTGCCGGGACCCCGCCGAGCGCATCCGGCTGCGGAGGGAGATCGATGAGCTGCGCGTGCGCTTCCGGATGGCGCTGGAGAGAATGCGCGCCGGTGGCTGA
- the truA gene encoding tRNA pseudouridine(38-40) synthase TruA, with product MRLLKFKLTLAFDGAAWQGWQSQRSGLGVQDQVEAALAKLFPAAPQVESSSRTDAGVHARGMVAHFEIPAGQFRMPARHLALAINALLPEDIRVMAAVKAPASFHARFDATRKQYRYRVWNDAVMNPLLRTQAWHAPRPLDLAAMREAAAHFPGRQDFRAFTANRGDVLEDAVRTLTRCDIVRSGRELTFVIEGSGFLYKMCRGIVGTLVQVGYGRFPADGVKLMLEGKDRRFSGMNAPAHGLVLWRVTYPRR from the coding sequence GTGCGACTGCTGAAATTCAAGCTGACCCTCGCCTTCGATGGCGCGGCCTGGCAGGGCTGGCAGTCGCAGCGCTCCGGCCTCGGCGTGCAGGATCAGGTGGAGGCCGCGTTGGCGAAGCTCTTCCCGGCGGCCCCGCAGGTGGAAAGCTCCAGCCGCACGGATGCCGGGGTGCATGCCCGCGGGATGGTCGCGCACTTCGAGATCCCCGCGGGGCAATTCCGCATGCCGGCGCGGCATCTGGCGCTGGCCATCAATGCCTTGCTCCCGGAGGACATCCGGGTGATGGCCGCGGTGAAGGCCCCGGCCTCCTTCCACGCCCGCTTTGACGCCACCAGGAAGCAGTACCGCTACCGGGTCTGGAATGATGCCGTGATGAATCCGCTGCTGCGGACGCAGGCCTGGCACGCCCCCCGCCCGCTCGACCTCGCCGCCATGCGGGAAGCGGCCGCCCATTTCCCCGGCAGGCAGGATTTCCGCGCCTTCACCGCGAACCGTGGCGACGTCCTGGAGGACGCCGTCCGCACCCTGACCCGCTGCGACATCGTCCGCTCGGGCCGGGAGCTGACCTTCGTCATCGAGGGCAGCGGCTTCCTTTATAAGATGTGCCGCGGCATCGTCGGCACCCTCGTGCAGGTCGGCTACGGGCGCTTTCCCGCGGACGGGGTGAAGCTGATGCTGGAGGGGAAGGACCGCCGTTTTTCCGGGATGAATGCCCCCGCCCACGGGCTCGTCCTGTGGCGGGTGACCTACCCGCGCCGGTAG
- the acpP gene encoding acyl carrier protein, translating into MQERVVAIVIEQLGLNPETVKPESRFVEDLGADSLDTVELVMAVEEEFDLPIPDEEAANLRTVGDLIIWLEKPRVEAE; encoded by the coding sequence GTGCAGGAGCGCGTGGTGGCCATCGTCATCGAGCAGCTCGGCCTCAATCCGGAGACCGTGAAGCCGGAATCGCGCTTCGTGGAAGACCTCGGAGCCGACAGCCTCGATACGGTGGAACTCGTGATGGCGGTGGAAGAGGAATTCGACCTCCCCATCCCTGACGAGGAGGCCGCGAATCTCCGCACCGTGGGCGATCTGATTATCTGGCTGGAGAAGCCACGCGTGGAAGCGGAGTGA
- a CDS encoding YkgJ family cysteine cluster protein → MTPDPRTIATEVRAVYREWEQRPLERSCTGSGDCCRFRATGRTPFLTKGEALVAALAWRAAGRTEVPASPDGACPFLKNNRCQIYEGRPFGCRTHFCDAAGGPATRKEVRDLIQRLEDIDHRLGGNGGVNLPGAVAAAMASLGRRR, encoded by the coding sequence GTGACCCCGGACCCGCGAACCATCGCCACCGAGGTCCGCGCCGTCTATCGCGAGTGGGAGCAGCGCCCGCTGGAGCGCTCCTGCACCGGCAGCGGGGACTGCTGCCGCTTCCGGGCGACCGGGCGGACGCCGTTCCTCACGAAGGGCGAGGCACTCGTCGCCGCGCTCGCATGGCGGGCTGCGGGGCGGACCGAGGTGCCAGCCTCGCCGGACGGGGCGTGCCCTTTCCTGAAGAACAACCGCTGCCAGATCTACGAGGGCCGGCCCTTTGGCTGCCGAACCCATTTCTGCGATGCGGCGGGAGGCCCGGCCACGCGGAAGGAAGTCCGCGACCTGATCCAGCGGCTGGAGGATATCGACCACCGGCTGGGTGGGAATGGCGGGGTGAATCTCCCGGGGGCGGTCGCCGCAGCGATGGCCTCGCTGGGCCGTCGCCGTTGA
- a CDS encoding DUF4250 domain-containing protein, which yields MPSLRRVDLSNYLRMDPHLLLGLLNTELRNNCDSLEDLLKTHGLDEKKLTDKMTKAGYDYMAAQNQFR from the coding sequence ATGCCCAGCCTCCGCCGCGTGGATCTCTCGAACTATCTCCGCATGGACCCCCACCTGCTGCTAGGCCTGCTCAATACCGAGCTGAGAAACAACTGCGACTCGCTGGAGGACCTGCTGAAAACCCACGGGCTGGATGAAAAGAAGCTGACCGACAAGATGACGAAGGCCGGCTACGACTACATGGCCGCCCAGAATCAATTCCGCTGA